tcacactccatagaaaaggtgacctggaaggcatcctgaaagaggaacgcaaaattatcagaaagattcttggcccaaaaagaacggaagatggatacaggttacagtctcggaaaactccagaaaaattatctaacctcgccgcagacatccggaaaagaagactaaaattttacggtcatatccacagactcccaacacccagactctcccacaaaattttaatatacattgaaaaattgaaaaccataccctggatacaagaaaccaaaacagatctagcaaatgcacaaataaattcttcagatgttataaacagaaatgtatacaggcaaaaaatcaatagttggaaagtacaacccgagaatgaagtttgcaagagacaggggacaaaatggacagaggaaagaaagagaattccttggggaaagaatgagagaagtttggagaattaaaaaattgaatcggaaaagctttgcgtgatccgtatgggtccaatcgcacataataataataataataataataataataataccaaaaagcttttgatagtgtaccccactcatggttactacaaatattggaaatatataaagtagatcctaaattgatacagttcctaaacatagtaatgaaaaactggaaaaccacacttaatatccaaacaaattcaaataatatcacatcacagccaatacagattaagcgtggaatataccaaggagattcattaagtcctttctggttctgccttgctctgaacccactatccaacatgctaaataatacaaattatggttacaatattactggaacatacccacacaaaatcacacatttgctatacatggatgatctaaaactactggcagcaacaaatcaacaactcaaccaattactaaagataacagaagtatttagcaatgatataaatatggcttttggaacagacaaatgtaagaaaaatagcatagtcaagggaaaacacactaaacaagaagattacatattggataaccacagcgactgcatagaagcgatggaaaaaacagatgcctataaatatctaggatacagacaaaaaataggaatagatgatagaaatattaaggaagagctaaaagaaaaatatagacaaagactaacaaaaatactgaaaacagaattgacagcaagaaacaagacaaaagctataaatacatatgctataccaatattgacctactcatttggagtagtgaaatggagtaacacagacctagaagcactcaatacacttacacgatcacaatgccacaaatatggaatacatcacatacattcagcaacagaaagattcacattaagcagaaaggaaggaggaaggggatttatcgacataaaaaacctacattatggaaaggtagacaatttaagaaaattctttctagaacgagcagaaactagcaaaatacacaaagcaatcacccacataaatacatcggctacaccactacaatttcataaccacctctacaaccctttagatcacataacatcaacagatacaaagaaagtaaattggaaaaagaaaacactacatggcaagcacccgtatcatctaacacagccacacatcgatcaagacgcatccaacacatggctaagaagaggcaatatatacagtgagacagaaggattcatgattgcaatacaggatcaaacaataaacaccagatattacagcaagcatattattaaagatcccaataccacaacagataaatgcagactttgcaaacaacaaatagaaacggtagatcacatcacaagcggatgtacaatactagcaaatacagaataccccagaagacatgacaacgtcgcaaaaataatacatcaacagcttgccttacaacataaacttttaaaacaacacgttcctacatacaagtatacaccacaaaatgtactggagaatgatgaatacaaattatactggaacagaaccattataacagataaaacaacgccacataacaaacctgacatcatactcaccaataaaaagaagaaattaacacaactaattgaaatatccatacccaatacagcaaatatacagaagaaaacaggagaaaaaattgaaaaatacatccaactggctgaggaagtcaaggacatgtggcatcaggataaagttgacattataccaattatactttcaactacaggagtcataccaggcaatatccaccagtacatcaatgcaatacagctacatccaaacttatatatacaacttcagaaatccgtaattattgatacatgttcaattacccgaaagttcctaaacgcaatgtaacatataccgtacagttaaaaggaagtgacgcttgatcaaggtccgcgtcactttcattccgaaccagacctaaggtctgagaaaggaaagataataataataataataataactaaccaGGCAAAATAGTAGTAATCCTCTTAAAAAAGTACACTAGCCACTTTGGAGTGCTGTCTGTGGTGTAGAACTGGTACGAGGTGGTCATGTGACCCTCTTCTGCTGATGTAAGTAATGGCAGTAAAGTGGTGAGTGTGGGACAGTCAGTTGTATGAAATAAACGCattaaaggtacgtttacactgggatacatgtatcgcgacatgtatgagcgacatttgaagaactcgcgcatgcgcagtaccatCATTTCCTGTagtcttgtcgcctgccgcttattttgacgattagcgcatgcgtagtaccaggctctttggtggctgtttgagttttggaggtgccgactatcgtttcgacgttaatgtatctgcatagaacatcaaaaagtgccatatgcaacattattcttcgtgtttgcgaggctactgtgcaagttttattccaagaagtgaaggtaaaagttttatatatatcatattttatatatatatggcactttttgatattctatgcagatacattaacgtcgaaaaggaatccccagtggccaaaaaacaaagtgttactgccaactgatcctctggtggaatcgcttcccgaaagtttgtgttggttttggacacaagaggagccacaagtgataacaaaccgcggaaatcctccatactcatcctaacataatttctaaaatatgcgccatcctttagcgttaattcgcgagaaactctctctgccaccatctacgcttcctccgccttttcttcctatcatcttccaaaagagcaagtgtaccaacacataaaaatgtgaaatcttccaaatcgtcgtcgaaagctatcgcacagtgattcatatcaaccagtgtaaacgcacgctcatacatgtatgaggttgatacttgtcaactcatacaagtcgcgatacatgtcgcaaagtcgcatatacatgtatctcatacatgtgccgatacaaatggcagtgtaaacgcaccttaagaTCGATTGCCGAGGAGAGATAACAGAAAGAATCTCTCGTGTTCTGATgtgtctgtgatcacacagtggatGAAGTTTcccatttgttggtgtatcaacccAGTCTTTCCAGTGTGTCCACGAGAAGTGGTGTAGCACTTGCAGCCATGTAACGAGGTGTAACAACAACAGTCGTAAAGAAATCTTAACTGAATGGGGATCAGAGGATAACTTCGCACTTTATCTGATACACTCGGGTTCAAATCTGACAGTAGTTGCTGCTCTCAGGAATGCGCATCCATCTCCTCCAGTTTCTTAGCAAACCTTATGAAAGGAACTGAAAGCAGTTGACATTAGGTGTCTGGTACCTTGCAAAAGGTAATTGCATGCTGAGTACTTAAAGCAACACTCTTCAATGGACCGGACAACGCAAACTGAATAGTAGCCAGCTGAAGGTCTGCAGTATAGTCTGACAAATAGCAGTTTTGCCTTGTTTGTGCAACTTGTCAAGTGTGCCTATGGCCCAGTGTGTGAAGAGTAGATCTGGCTGGAGGTGGCTGTGTGATTTATTtagggatgtttttttttttttttgtacagcgaACTGgacccactcattcaggttaccatgaACATATTTATTTCAACATACTCGGTGACAAACATCTTCACGATGGGCATATTATTAACACACCCCTCTTCCCAAGTCTTTGCAGTTCTAATTGCATAGGATCCTTGTTTGATGAACACTCAGGCACATTATTGCTGCTTGATCGATCTGCTAAACTACCTGATCTTAATACTGTAGAAAGCATCTGACACTGTTTGGAACAGCAAGTGAAGAAACACATTAGTTAGCACAACCACAGCTTGATAGCTCTGCGGGATCTAATAACTGATGAGTGGCTTACTTGGATATGGAATACCTAAAGAAAATACCTGTCAGATTTAGGCCGTTGATCAAGGCTAGAGCTCTTGTTATATAATAGTAATATGCTGTCTCCTGGATAGTTTGCTAATTTGTTCGTCTGGTATACATGCTTGTTATCTGCAGAAGTTGTGACAAGTGTTAAGTTTTTCTTGATGTAAAGAAgaaaggaattaaatagaaaaattcttATAATAGTAGGTATGTTAATGTGTGCATATAGATTACCTTAAGATTATGCATGGTATTCTGGACATTGTCACTTCACATTAATGTAAGGAAGAAACGTGGAGAAAAGATGGCATTAATTTTCCATGAGAATGTTAGCAGAATTGTTTCCTGGTACTCAGAAAATGAATCAGTGTTATAAAATATGTGCTCACAGAATAACAATAGCAACTCTTGAAATACACCCCGTCTTGTACAAGGGACTACTGCAACCTTAAGAAGACATATTGAATAATAACGGTttggctgctcttgtaaataatttatgtattgACCGCTTCCATAGCATAGGAGCCACATTATCAGGTTATATTAGAAAAAGCGTTCACTACAATTGTGTTCGAATTATAATTACAATCACTAGTGAGATTTAGAGCAAATTACTTACATGATGAATCATTACATTGAAGTTCCAACATGGACGGGACCAGTCATTCCTTGTCTGTGAATAAATGAGGCAATTAACAGATTGTTAGCTAAGCAGAAAGCAGGGATCCATGGTTCCTCAAGCGTGCTTAAAATATTGTTCTATAAACCGTAAGAACAGTCAAGAAATGTGTTCCCAAACTAATGCAATAAAAAACCAGTGATGGGCTAGAAACCCAATTAAAAATCCAAATGGATAACAGTAGACGAAACCTAATAGATTAACCATTGGATACATGGGCATAATCCACCCTGAGGCCTAAAAAGTAAGGAAATTGCTGGAAATATCAACAAGAACCCACTTAGTAATAAAAACAGTATAAAGGCAGTAAATGATGTGGAAATTTGCTTGAAAATGACGTACCATAAATACAGCAGACTGCAGTGCATGGAAGTGCTGGTGGTAAAGTGGTCAGCTATAGACAGAGTGGTAGGCCGCGTCAGTGGTGGAAATCGGTTTTGCACGTGTGCAGTGGGGCAGTGTGACCTATAGAAATTTGCATGGCATGGTTACATtcattgataaaaaatgttatgctCCTGCCCCAAATAACATAATAGAACAGTCACAGGTGACAGAAATATCAGgggaaaaaaaatcagtttgtcatATGTTAAATAAGCACATAATGAGATTAACATTGGCAAAAAACATTATCAGAATATAAACGTACAAAATCATTGAGGCATGCTGGCCACTTTCCCTCCTGCATCTCTATGTACAGCAATCTTCTGTGTTTACAGTATGTCATTTTCACACAAATTTCCCTATCAATTGTCACCTTTATACTGTTTTTATTACTAATTAGGTTCTTGTTGATAGTTCCCACATTTTCAGTACTTTTTAGGCACTCTGTATGGGTGGTGTCTGTGTGTCCAATGGTTAACTGGTTAAGTTGGACTTATTGTTATCCATTTGGATTcgtgttaaattttttaaatttttgacaggGTGTTCTATCCCTTTATTGGTtttttgttgcattaatttgcaAGGATATTCCTTGATGGTTCTTAGTTTTAAAAAAAGGCACACCTGGGGAATTTGGGACCCATACTTTCTGCATACCTGATGATTGGCTtattttgccattttttttttttttttttttttttttttttttttcataaacaaGAATGCATGGTCCTGTCCTCATTGCATCTTTAATGTCATGATTCACCATGTAAGTAATTTGCGCTGTTtatttgctgtttatttttaaCTATAATTCAACCACAATTGTAACAACGCCTTTTGTAACTTAACAGATTTAACCTGATGAAGAGGCTTCTGAGCTATGAAATCagtcattaaataaattatttataagaTAAGCCAAACAGTTATTATTCAAGAACTTTTGAAATATATTGCAAACATTTCCCCAGCTTGGAAAGATCAGCAAAAGGGTTGAAATTTAACTGCTGAATATAAGCATATTTGCAGCTGTACAATCAGTTTTATGATTTATGCTGTAAGGGCATATTCAGTTGACATGAATACAATGAAACTTTTATGTTGAGATATTGTGTTTTGTCAGAGTTTCGTTGAAGTACCATTGTTAGTGTATATACGAAAGTTGCTGTTCAGTCTTATATTACCAACATGTAgcgatattctacatctacatacataacccacaatccaccatacggtgcgtggcagagggtacctcgtaccacaactagcatcttctctccctgttccactcccaaacagaatgagggaaaaatgactgcctatatgcctctgtacgagccgtaatctctcttatcttatctttgtggtctttctgtgaaatgtaagttggcggcagtaaaattgtactgcagtcggcctcaaatgctggttctctaaatttcctcagtagcgattcactttcctctagagactcccacccgagttcctgaagcatttccgtaacacttgcgtgatgatcaaacctaccagtaacaaatctagcaacccgcctctgaatttcttctatgtcctccctcaatccgacctgatagggatcccaaacgctcgagcagtactcaagaataggttgtattactgttttataagcggtctcctttacagatgaaccacatcttcccaaaattctaccaatgaaccgaagacgactatccgccttccccacaactgccattacaagcTTGTCCCACTTAATATCGCTccacaatgttacgcccaaatatttaatcggcgtgactgtgtcaagtgctacactaatggagtattcaaacattacaggattctttttcctattcatctgcattaatttacatttatctatatttagaattagctgccattcttcacaccaatcacaaatcctgtccaagtcatcttgtatcctcctacagtcactcaatgacgacaccttcccatacaccacagcatcatcagcaaacagccgcacattgctatccacgctatccaaattatcatttatgtagatagaaaacaacagcggacctaccacacttccctggggcactccagatgataccctcacctccgatgaatactcaccatcaaggacaacatactgggttctattacttaaaaagtctttgagccactcacatactagggaaccaatcccatatgctcgtaccttagttaggagtctgcagtggggcaccaagtcaaacgctttccggaagtcaaagaacatggcatctgtctgatacccttcatccatggttcgcaaaatatcatgtgaaaaaagcgcgagttgcgtttcgcaggagagaTGCTTTCGAAAGCCGtgatgatgcatggacagcaacttctctgtgtcaaggaactgagaatatgttcgagaatcctgcaacaaaccgatgttaaggatattggtctgtaattttgaggatccgtccttctacccttcttatatacaggcgtcacctgcacttttttccagtcgctcgggactttacgttgggcaagagattagcgataaatgcaagctaagtaaggcgccaatgcagtagagtactctccgtaaaaccgaattggaatcccatcaggtcctggcgatttatttattttcaacccattcagctccttcaaaaccccagggatgtcttatcactatgtcctccatgcaGGAATctatacgagactcaaacggcggtatgtttgtacgatcctcctgcgggaAATACTTctcaaatattaaatttaaaatttcggctttcattttgctgtcttccgttgctaggccagactggtcagtgagtgactggatggaagccttcgacccgcttaccgattttacgtaagaccagaatttccttgggttttcagcaagatcttttgctaaggtatgacggtggtagtggttgaacgcTTTGCGCATTGCTTttcttacagcagcacgaatctctaactaacttttgcctgtcctcattctcccgatctttcttgcaccgcgagtgcaactgcctttgcttcctgagcattctccgaatagCACTGTGAAAccgcggtgggtcttttccatccgtaacccactttttcggcaaatacttgtccaatgcatgatttacgatgtgtttaaaatttgcccatagttcttccacgtccatcgtaccagaagtaaatgaagttgattcatttTCTAGGTGGGATGCTAACAGCTACTTatttgctctttctagtaagaatactctcgtaGCCTTCTTGGCCGACtttttaactttagtaaccatagtcgtaatgataccatcatgatcactaatccctgtctcaacactgacaccgtcgatgaggtgtggtctgtttgtggctacgagatctaaaatatttccattacacgttggctgtcgatttagctgctcaagacagtttttggataatgtgttcaaaagtaattcacacggcggcttgtctgtaccacctgtaatgaatccattaGACAtgccagtctatactaggtaggttgaagttgcctccgactaatatagcatgatccgggtacttctgcgatacagaatgtggactccctttgaatgattttaGAACtgccacggtggaacctggtggccggtaataacaccccacaattaactttatttcccctagccctgttaaacgtgtccaaataactttacaatcacactctacttcgacctcagtagacacaatatttttgtcaactgcagtgaagacaccacctcctacggtgtctaatctgtctttctgatacatgttccaaccctcactaaatatttcagaactttcaatctcagggttcagccaagtctcagtcccgagaataatttgtgcGCCACATGctccctggagggcagtaaattcaagaactttattctgaacactctgaaaatttactgctaatatcttgatagctgaagtgtctttatcaTGGAGGATTTTTAGTAAATGTCTGTTGATCATTTTATAAATGTGTGTTAATTATGCCCAAGAATTAAGAAAAACTAataagattttctttattttttgcttctaatacatttttatctaaatttttcttatttgtgtagTTTTCTTATTTGTGTACTTTCTTATTTGTGTACTTTCTTTCATGTCTCCATACAAAACTATAAAATGATGGTcaaaatttcttcaaaattatttattatttttttcagaacTTCTTAAAAAGCAATCACATCAAACTCGCTCCACATGATTTAGACCAGCTTTGGGATTTATTGGAGAAGGAGCATAAACGAGTGAAAGAAAATGTGGAAACATCTACTACAGACAAAGTTGTTGAGACAAAGAAAGAAGATTCTACTACAGATGTGGGTAAGGATTCCCACAAACAAAATGGAGACTTGTCTGTGGAAATAGTTGAAGAATGTGAAGCCACACCAAAGGataaaacaaagaagaggaagagaaagTCAAAAGATGAAGCTATAGACATTACTGAGAAAGATGCAGATGAGAGTGTACAAGCAGCAGAGAAACAAAATGGAACTGCCATGGACATTGATCAGGAATGTGAAGATACAACAAAgagtaaaaagaagaagaaaaagaacaaaacAGAAACTGTGGATGATAGTGAAACCCAAGAAAATGGGAATTTACAAGCTGCAGGAGTACTAAATGAAAACACTTCAATGGAAGTTACAAGTGAAATTACACCAAAGGagaaagcaaagaagaaaaagaataaaaaagaaaatagaagtgaAATTATGGATGATATTGAGAGTCATGCAAGTGGGAATTTTCAAGCTCCAGTAAAACAAAATGAATCCATCCCTATAGAAGTCAATGAAGAATCTCAAATTACGCCAAAAAGGAAAACGAAAGAGGATAAAAAGGAGACTGGAACTGAAGTGGTAGAAGGTGGTGAAACACAAGAACTTGAAGGAAAACAGGAAGATGTGACATTaacaaaaaagcagaaaaaagagaaaaagaagagggAGAAGTATGAAGCTGAACtaaaagaaattgaaaatagtCAGTTCAATGATCAGCCTCTggaggaagatgatgatgaaggacaaaacagaaagaaaaagaagtcTAAGAAAGATAAAGATGTAAATGGATTAGATAACAATGTAAATATTGTCACAGGAGTGCATTCTGAAGAAGTGCCAATAAAACCTAAGAAAAAACGGCAGTTAGATGACCAGTTTGCTGAGccattgaagaagaagaaaaaagaacaaGGTAAAAAATGTATAATCATTAATTCATTATTTACAGTAATGCTGAGTAAATCAAAATTTCTGTACATTATTGCTTATCTGATCCAGGTTTAGACtgaaattattaataatattaccTATGGCAGCAGAGTAAAAGACCACGTGGGGAGTGCGTACCAATTTTGGATTGGAAAGTTCTGGAATGGGCTGTAAGGTACACCTTAAAAATCATTTTACACAAGTTTACTCTAGGGCTTTACCTTTCAAATATTTGCTTAAAGTGAATGTTAAAAATAGAGGGTAGTAAGACAGAGCAGAAGGTAGATGGAAGAAAATGTAGTCCTGTAATGCATGTTCTATGTTTTCCTAATTCAGGATGTGAAATCGCATGTCCTTTCGTACAGCAACTGAACATCTTATTACTTATATAGTAAGGTAAATTTGTTTGGCTAGATAGGCCCTGGGAATCAGCTGGTTGTATGTCCTTAAATGCCTCTGCAATCCTACCAGGGAAAGAGGACACACAATTCAATCATTGAGAGGTCAATCCTATTATAAAGGCACTCTGAAAAATTCCAGTGTTGCTGAAATTCTTCTATAAATTTAACATCATTAAAATTAACGAGTCTTTCTATTGGCTATTTTGTCCTGTTGTTAGTGTTTTCCTGTACTTCATTAGATTCATTGTGTCCCAGACTTTCTTCTGTTCTTACTTCACATTTTCTGTCTCCTCGTTTCACCTCGTTTCCCATAGCTAAGGAATGACTTTTAGAACTCTATAATCTCTGCTGGTCAAACAAGACGATACCTAAGCTATGGTTGAAGGCCAAGATAGTAGCTATCCCAAAGCCAGGTAAACCAAGAGATGATGCTAAGAACTATCGTCCAATATCGCTGCTGTGCTGCCCTTTCAAGCTATATGAACATCTTATCTTGAATAAAATAGCACCACAACTAGAAAGGCAAATCATTCcacaacaagcaggattcagaccaggTAAATCTTGCACTGGCCAGGTCCTCTGCCTAACACAATACATAGAGGACAGTTTTGAGAAGGGAGAAAAAACTGGCGTGGTGTTTGTCAACTTATCAGCAGcttacgatacgataaaccacaaaatcctcctgggaaaaattttcaaaatgacggGAAATTACCACCTTACTGAAGTTGTGAGATCACTGATCTCCAACAGAAGATACTATGTGGAATTTCAAGAACAAGGAAGTCGCTGGAGGAACCAGAAGAACGGGCTCCCACAAGGTAGTGTTTTGTCCCCCCTACTTTTTAAtctgtatacaaatgaccaaccagttgGACCGACGACAAGAAGCTTTATCTATGCTGATGATGTAGCAATTGCATGCCAATCTAGATTAATCAAACAGATTGAGAGAAACCTAACAGATGCCTTAGAAGAGCTAACTGAATATTACAACGGGAACCAACTTCGACCTAATCTAGCAAAGACGCAGACTTGTTTATTTcatctaaacaacaaggaagcAAACAGGGAATTACAATTGGACTGGAACTCAGTTAAACTTCAACACTGCCCAAACCCAGTTTATCTTGGAGTCACGTTAGATCGAACATTGTCTTACAAGAAACATGTAGAGAAAACTAGAGCGAAAGTCAACACACGGAACGGCATAATCCGTAAACTTACCAACTCACACTGGGGAGCAAACCCTGAAATTCTACGTGCATCATCCCTGTCATTGTGCTTTGCTCCAGCTGAATATGCATGCCCCGTCTGGAGAAGATTGACACATGCTCAGAAGCTAGACGGAGCACTAAATGCCTCATGTCGATTAATCACGGGATGCCTGAAGCCTACAAACCGCGATCTCCTTTATATGTGTTCTGGAATAGCCCCCCCACAGAGCAGACGGCAAACGTTGGTGATGGCCGAACGAGGCAGGCAGTGCGAAGATAGAAGACATCCCCTGTACGCACATCAGCCAGCGGAGGCAAGACTTAAATctaggaaagacttcataaaagttgaACGCCCACTAACCGAAAGTTAGTCTACAActagagaatcaatgtggaaacagaaattggat
This sequence is a window from Schistocerca americana isolate TAMUIC-IGC-003095 chromosome 4, iqSchAmer2.1, whole genome shotgun sequence. Protein-coding genes within it:
- the LOC124613862 gene encoding cell growth-regulating nucleolar protein, encoding MVFFICSHCGASLKKNKVEKHYALQCRNAPQVSCMDCHKEFRGNDYVAHTKCITEDEKYSAKGFVPKPNSNKGECKQHEWLEVVRGVQSQENLPKCLKTVLDSIVKFENVPRKKPKFLNFLKSNHIKLAPHDLDQLWDLLEKEHKRVKENVETSTTDKVVETKKEDSTTDVGKDSHKQNGDLSVEIVEECEATPKDKTKKRKRKSKDEAIDITEKDADESVQAAEKQNGTAMDIDQECEDTTKSKKKKKKNKTETVDDSETQENGNLQAAGVLNENTSMEVTSEITPKEKAKKKKNKKENRSEIMDDIESHASGNFQAPVKQNESIPIEVNEESQITPKRKTKEDKKETGTEVVEGGETQELEGKQEDVTLTKKQKKEKKKREKYEAELKEIENSQFNDQPLEEDDDEGQNRKKKKSKKDKDVNGLDNNVNIVTGVHSEEVPIKPKKKRQLDDQFAEPLKKKKKEQGDEQVEEICAVECVAAENTNGLQKFQWNEAILEVVRSKGGEIPVKRLRKKIVAEYQNCCCSAESEDKLTVKFNKKLPKVPGIIVHKEVVKLAE